In Synergistota bacterium, the following proteins share a genomic window:
- a CDS encoding sodium:solute symporter family protein → MSIAFGVVVVYLTVVMLISIYYSKLIKTSEDFTVAGRTLPGIIVAGTLMATWMGSGTVVGGTNSLGFKHGPWVAIIFSLASPVGIVILYLLSNKINRLKMQTVPDVLQYRYGESARILGSLIIMIAYVGIVSYQFKGIGFVLQATLGIPSNIGTLLGAAVVIGSAVLGGLYSVAYTDFLSACLMLLGLCIGVPLAISHAGGWSAIAAKLPPKHLSLGGLSPLTIMGYFFPLLFLILGDQNMYQRFFAARDPKAARWGAIGWFLGVLIVTPLVAFGATAARALYPNIPAGMALIRLASSSMPTIIGALCLAAITAFIITTGNSYLLSSAVNLGWDIYTRLINPEATDRHRLLITRWGVVVLGILAYLIITFFPTVLSVQMYAYTMYGASITPALLAAVISSRITPAAGISSMLVGAIATIAWEIAGKPYGLASVMIAAPLAIITLILVNLLSSKRRE, encoded by the coding sequence TTGTCTATAGCGTTTGGAGTGGTGGTGGTATACCTCACGGTGGTCATGCTTATAAGCATTTACTACAGCAAATTGATAAAAACATCGGAAGATTTCACGGTTGCTGGAAGAACCTTACCGGGAATAATAGTAGCTGGAACGCTAATGGCCACCTGGATGGGATCGGGAACCGTCGTAGGTGGGACTAACTCTCTTGGGTTCAAGCATGGACCATGGGTCGCTATAATATTCAGCCTGGCATCTCCTGTAGGCATAGTCATACTCTATCTGCTCTCGAACAAAATAAATAGGCTAAAAATGCAAACCGTCCCTGATGTACTGCAGTATAGATATGGAGAGAGCGCAAGGATACTTGGCAGCCTTATAATAATGATAGCCTATGTAGGAATCGTTTCTTATCAGTTTAAGGGAATCGGTTTCGTGCTTCAAGCAACGCTTGGAATCCCCTCCAACATAGGAACTCTGCTTGGTGCCGCAGTCGTTATAGGATCCGCAGTTCTTGGAGGGTTATACTCAGTAGCATATACTGATTTCCTCAGCGCCTGTCTCATGCTACTGGGACTCTGTATAGGTGTGCCTCTCGCTATAAGCCACGCAGGGGGGTGGTCAGCCATCGCAGCTAAGCTACCTCCTAAACATCTTAGCCTCGGGGGACTGTCTCCGTTGACGATCATGGGATATTTCTTCCCTCTGCTCTTCTTAATACTTGGTGATCAGAACATGTACCAACGCTTCTTTGCCGCGAGAGATCCCAAAGCGGCAAGATGGGGAGCCATCGGGTGGTTCCTGGGGGTTCTTATCGTTACCCCACTGGTAGCCTTTGGAGCAACAGCCGCAAGAGCTCTTTACCCCAACATTCCCGCAGGAATGGCTTTAATTCGCTTGGCATCAAGTTCAATGCCAACCATAATAGGAGCGCTCTGCCTTGCGGCAATAACTGCATTTATAATAACCACCGGTAATTCCTACCTTCTCTCAAGCGCGGTTAACCTCGGCTGGGACATATACACAAGGCTTATAAACCCTGAAGCTACAGATAGACATCGCCTACTTATAACAAGATGGGGAGTAGTAGTTTTAGGAATACTTGCTTATCTGATAATAACCTTCTTCCCAACGGTTCTTTCCGTCCAAATGTATGCATATACCATGTATGGAGCATCGATAACACCAGCGCTTCTTGCAGCGGTGATTTCCTCACGCATAACTCCAGCAGCCGGCATTTCGAGCATGCTAGTTGGGGCAATAGCTACCATAGCGTGGGAAATTGCGGGAAAGCCATACGGATTAGCGAGCGTTATGATAGCAGCACCATTAGCCATAATAACGTTAATCCTAGTTAACCTCCTATCCTCAAAAAGGAGGGAATGA
- a CDS encoding AarF/ABC1/UbiB kinase family protein, whose protein sequence is MIKYRNLKRYREIVQVLFKYGFGYVVERVGLSRLFKGKREFIAYPRLSGPERVRKILEELGPTFVKLGQILSVRPDLIPLEYAMEFRKLQDNVSPLPFELIRREIESELKRPLEDIFEEIDPTPIASASIAQVYKGRLKNGGNLVVLKVQRPGIRKTIEADLDILYHLAGLIKKHFAEELTYDPEEVVDEFAHAIRKELDFENEKRNIKRFGRFYGDEPYLVVLKAYDEYSTGKLLVMDYVEGIKPESRETLLSYGLDPDEIAKRGAVLVFKQVFLVGFFHADPHPGNIRVLKDGRIAFLDFGQMGRISEELADRLCDLLGAFIRKDAGTMIDILIEMGVMESVPPSGFRTELRDFIEDYYEVPLGEIKLGEFIDELTELSLKYNLRLPRELVLLSKALATIEGVGAQLSPGFNFLETAKEYMAELFRRRYSASKFSAIWRHGLRELDRAFLKFPYALNSILRILESGKITVKVESTSRDEVAESLKGLTKGIILASLFLGFAYLLPRLSTLRLKDIAFLAFFSFAGFLAGLIIKRGG, encoded by the coding sequence ATGATAAAATATAGAAATCTTAAAAGGTATAGGGAGATAGTTCAAGTTCTATTCAAATATGGTTTCGGGTATGTGGTTGAAAGAGTTGGACTTTCACGCCTCTTTAAGGGCAAAAGGGAATTTATAGCCTATCCGCGCCTTTCCGGTCCTGAGCGAGTTCGGAAGATTCTCGAGGAGTTGGGTCCAACCTTCGTCAAGCTTGGACAAATATTAAGCGTGAGACCTGATCTTATACCTCTTGAGTATGCAATGGAGTTCAGGAAGCTTCAGGATAACGTTTCTCCTCTTCCGTTTGAGCTTATAAGGAGAGAGATAGAATCGGAGCTTAAAAGACCCTTGGAGGATATATTCGAGGAAATAGATCCTACCCCTATAGCTTCTGCATCTATAGCTCAGGTTTATAAGGGGAGATTGAAAAATGGTGGTAACTTAGTAGTGCTTAAGGTTCAAAGACCTGGTATAAGAAAAACGATAGAGGCAGATCTCGATATTCTTTACCATCTCGCAGGCTTGATAAAAAAGCACTTTGCCGAGGAGCTAACCTATGATCCGGAAGAAGTTGTTGATGAATTTGCTCATGCTATAAGGAAAGAGCTGGACTTTGAGAATGAGAAGAGGAATATTAAGAGATTCGGACGCTTCTATGGCGATGAGCCGTATCTTGTGGTTTTAAAGGCTTACGATGAATATTCTACAGGAAAGCTACTTGTTATGGACTATGTTGAGGGAATCAAGCCCGAAAGCAGAGAGACTCTTTTAAGCTATGGTTTGGACCCGGATGAGATTGCGAAAAGGGGAGCAGTTCTCGTATTCAAGCAGGTGTTTCTGGTAGGGTTCTTCCATGCGGATCCCCATCCGGGCAACATACGTGTGCTTAAAGACGGTAGAATAGCCTTTCTTGACTTTGGTCAGATGGGCAGAATTTCTGAAGAGCTTGCTGATAGGCTTTGTGATCTTCTCGGGGCTTTTATCAGAAAAGATGCTGGCACCATGATAGACATACTTATTGAGATGGGGGTTATGGAATCTGTCCCCCCGAGCGGTTTTAGAACGGAGCTCAGAGATTTCATAGAGGATTACTACGAAGTTCCACTTGGGGAAATAAAGCTTGGGGAATTTATAGATGAGCTTACCGAGCTTTCCTTGAAATATAATCTCAGGTTGCCCAGGGAGCTCGTTCTTCTTTCAAAAGCTTTAGCCACTATAGAGGGTGTTGGAGCCCAACTGTCTCCTGGCTTTAACTTCCTTGAGACGGCTAAGGAATATATGGCTGAGCTTTTTAGAAGAAGATATTCTGCAAGTAAATTTTCTGCCATATGGAGGCATGGCTTAAGGGAACTTGATAGAGCTTTTCTAAAATTTCCTTATGCTCTGAACTCTATTTTGAGAATACTGGAAAGTGGGAAAATAACTGTTAAGGTTGAATCTACAAGCAGAGATGAGGTTGCTGAGAGCCTGAAAGGCCTAACAAAGGGAATCATTTTAGCATCGCTTTTTCTTGGTTTTGCGTATCTTCTTCCGAGGCTTTCAACCTTGCGGTTGAAAGATATAGCCTTTTTAGCTTTCTTTTCCTTCGCGGGTTTTCTCGCGGGACTAATAATTAAAAGAGGAGGTTGA
- a CDS encoding argininosuccinate synthase, translated as MVNLKVVLAYSGGLDTSVSIKWLQDNYKADVIALTLDVGQGADFEAIREKALKLGAKKAYVIDAKEEFARDFVLPTLKANGLYEGRYPLLSALSRPLITKHLIEIAEKEGAQAIAHGCTGKGNDQVRFEVSAMFLNPSIKVIAAVREWGFTREEEIEYAQKHGIPVPVSKEKPYSIDLNLWGRSIECGIIENPWEEPPDDVYEWTISPDKSPDEPEYVEITFEKGVPVALNGKKYDKLSELIFKLNEIGGRHGVGRIDMIEDRLVGIKSREVYETPGAKILLEAHKDLEMLTLPRDVMEFKPIVEKRYAELVYYGLWYSPLRKAFDAFIDSLQERVSGTVRVKLWKGSCVVVGRKSDYAMYKYELATYDKEDQFDHKASEGFIELWGLPLKVYSLVGKNAQGKV; from the coding sequence GTGGTAAACTTGAAGGTAGTTTTAGCCTATTCTGGTGGACTCGATACCTCTGTTAGCATCAAGTGGCTTCAGGACAATTACAAAGCTGATGTTATCGCTCTAACGCTTGATGTAGGGCAAGGAGCGGATTTTGAAGCGATAAGGGAGAAAGCTTTAAAGCTTGGTGCAAAAAAGGCTTACGTTATTGATGCTAAGGAGGAATTTGCACGCGATTTCGTTCTCCCTACTCTTAAGGCAAATGGGCTTTATGAAGGGAGATATCCGTTGCTTTCTGCGCTTTCAAGGCCTCTTATAACAAAGCACCTGATAGAGATAGCCGAAAAAGAAGGAGCTCAGGCTATAGCTCACGGTTGCACGGGAAAGGGTAACGATCAGGTCAGGTTCGAGGTCAGCGCTATGTTTCTTAATCCATCTATAAAGGTCATAGCGGCGGTAAGGGAGTGGGGCTTCACGCGCGAGGAGGAAATAGAGTATGCGCAGAAACACGGAATACCGGTGCCCGTTAGCAAGGAGAAGCCTTATAGTATTGATCTTAATCTCTGGGGCAGAAGTATAGAGTGTGGGATAATAGAGAATCCTTGGGAGGAACCCCCCGACGATGTGTATGAGTGGACGATATCTCCCGATAAATCTCCAGATGAACCCGAGTATGTTGAGATAACCTTTGAAAAAGGGGTTCCCGTTGCTTTAAATGGTAAGAAATATGACAAGCTTTCTGAGCTCATATTTAAGCTAAACGAGATAGGTGGAAGGCACGGTGTGGGGAGAATAGACATGATAGAGGACAGACTGGTGGGAATAAAATCTCGTGAGGTTTATGAAACTCCCGGGGCAAAGATATTATTGGAAGCGCATAAGGATCTTGAAATGCTCACTCTTCCAAGGGATGTTATGGAGTTTAAGCCCATTGTGGAGAAAAGATATGCAGAGCTTGTTTACTATGGTTTATGGTATTCTCCTCTTAGAAAGGCTTTTGATGCCTTCATAGATAGTCTTCAAGAAAGGGTTAGCGGAACGGTTAGGGTAAAACTATGGAAGGGTAGCTGTGTTGTGGTGGGAAGGAAATCCGACTACGCGATGTATAAATATGAGCTTGCAACTTATGATAAGGAGGATCAGTTTGATCACAAGGCTTCCGAAGGTTTCATAGAGCTTTGGGGACTGCCCCTGAAGGTTTATTCCTTGGTCGGCAAAAATGCTCAGGGGAAGGTTTGA
- a CDS encoding aminopeptidase P family protein translates to MKEVKNRINRLRSFLAEKEVDFALILDPLNQYYYTGFYAIIYSRPILLTISQNETHLIVPCLEELHAKEDATVDKIHVYYEHPEKAHAGTQPFSILKEIIIQKGWKGAGVEKEKLPTSIAEFLAEIGVRKIQDVGNFIRRERLKKDEEELNLIRKAGKLVSLGVRESLKAIKENITEIEIDAIGHLAILKMAAESFAGSRVDLFAMSPSGIERSILPHVFSIARKLKRGDIVIHSRQVALNGYRSECERTVFLGNPSQKQKSCFQIMLEAQKAAMEKVKAGVRCKEIDEAARKIISKAGFGEFAIHRTGHGLGLSVHEGPYLRFDSEDILEEGMVLSIEPGFYIPGIGGFRHSDTVIVKENGYELITSAPSSLEECILEP, encoded by the coding sequence ATGAAGGAAGTTAAAAACAGGATAAACAGGTTAAGAAGCTTCCTCGCGGAAAAGGAAGTAGATTTCGCTCTTATACTGGATCCCCTAAATCAATACTACTATACCGGTTTTTACGCCATCATTTACAGCCGTCCCATACTCCTTACGATATCCCAGAATGAAACTCACCTCATAGTACCCTGCCTTGAAGAGCTACACGCTAAAGAAGACGCCACAGTGGACAAAATTCATGTCTACTATGAACATCCTGAAAAAGCCCATGCAGGAACGCAGCCCTTCTCCATTCTTAAGGAAATCATTATCCAAAAGGGTTGGAAAGGAGCGGGAGTTGAGAAGGAAAAGCTTCCCACATCGATAGCGGAGTTTCTTGCGGAAATTGGTGTCAGAAAAATTCAAGATGTAGGAAACTTTATCAGAAGGGAAAGACTGAAAAAGGATGAAGAAGAGCTTAATCTTATACGTAAAGCGGGAAAGCTGGTTAGTCTCGGTGTTAGGGAAAGCCTAAAAGCGATAAAAGAAAACATCACGGAAATAGAAATTGATGCTATAGGACACTTAGCGATCTTAAAAATGGCGGCAGAAAGCTTCGCAGGTAGTCGAGTAGATCTTTTTGCCATGTCCCCATCTGGAATAGAAAGAAGCATACTTCCACATGTTTTCTCCATAGCGAGGAAGCTTAAAAGAGGAGATATAGTAATCCACAGCAGACAGGTAGCGCTAAACGGCTATAGATCAGAATGCGAGAGAACGGTCTTCTTAGGAAACCCTTCCCAAAAACAGAAAAGTTGTTTTCAGATAATGTTAGAAGCTCAAAAAGCAGCTATGGAAAAGGTTAAAGCCGGAGTTAGATGCAAGGAAATAGACGAAGCAGCGAGAAAAATCATCTCTAAAGCCGGTTTTGGTGAATTCGCGATACATAGAACAGGCCATGGACTCGGATTAAGCGTTCATGAAGGACCGTATCTTAGATTTGACTCAGAAGATATCCTGGAAGAAGGAATGGTACTTAGTATAGAACCTGGATTTTACATACCGGGTATTGGAGGATTCAGACACTCCGACACAGTCATCGTAAAAGAAAA
- the argH gene encoding argininosuccinate lyase, with translation MLRGRFEKEPADQLLKYTVNLAVEKRLALYDVETNLAYAKALFKAGILSEGELSQITKGLEEIRREILEERFPWREELEDAHINIERRLVEKIGDIGYKIHTGRSRNEQVLTDLKLLLKDELVYVAKGLIELLNAFIELSSRYMGVIMPGFTHFQPAQPILFSHWLMSYFWGFARDAKRFAFLYDDVDVLPLGSGALAGTAFPIDREFLAKELGFSRISENSIYEVSYRDFLLDFLYLFASIMVRFSRLSEELIIFSNPAFSFIELSDSFTTGSSMMPQKKNPDMAELARGRSARVIGALTSMFTLIKALPSGYNRDLQEDKPIFFDALDITKLTLSFFPDMLLEIKVNESAMLENMDELLLATDLADYLVLKGMPFRRAHEIVGRLVKYVIREGRSLKSLSLTEYRSFSELFDEDLYKVLDYKFSISRRRVPGGTSVESVKREIKEGRDFLKKLIEIRPFSDI, from the coding sequence ATGCTCAGGGGAAGGTTTGAGAAGGAGCCCGCAGATCAGCTTCTTAAATATACCGTAAATCTCGCGGTTGAGAAAAGACTTGCCCTTTACGATGTGGAAACCAATTTGGCTTACGCTAAGGCTCTCTTCAAGGCGGGAATTTTATCGGAAGGGGAGCTATCGCAGATCACTAAGGGGCTTGAGGAGATAAGAAGGGAGATACTTGAAGAGCGATTTCCATGGCGGGAGGAGCTTGAGGATGCCCATATCAATATAGAAAGAAGACTTGTTGAAAAGATAGGGGATATAGGCTATAAGATTCACACAGGGAGAAGCAGAAACGAGCAGGTTTTAACTGATCTAAAGCTTCTTCTTAAGGATGAGCTTGTCTACGTTGCTAAGGGGTTAATTGAGCTTCTTAATGCCTTCATCGAGCTTTCGTCAAGGTATATGGGCGTTATTATGCCCGGCTTTACTCATTTTCAGCCTGCTCAGCCCATACTTTTTTCTCATTGGCTTATGTCTTATTTCTGGGGCTTTGCGCGAGATGCCAAGAGATTCGCTTTTCTGTATGATGATGTGGATGTCCTTCCCTTAGGCTCTGGCGCGCTGGCGGGAACGGCTTTTCCTATAGATAGAGAGTTCCTTGCCAAGGAACTTGGTTTTTCCAGAATATCTGAAAATAGCATATACGAGGTAAGTTATCGTGATTTTCTTTTAGATTTCCTTTATCTTTTCGCTTCCATCATGGTTAGATTTAGCAGGCTTTCTGAGGAGCTTATCATATTCTCAAATCCCGCTTTCTCGTTTATAGAACTTTCGGATTCCTTCACAACTGGAAGTAGCATGATGCCTCAGAAAAAGAATCCGGATATGGCTGAGCTCGCTCGTGGAAGAAGCGCAAGGGTGATAGGAGCGCTTACCTCTATGTTTACCCTTATTAAGGCGCTTCCCTCTGGCTATAACAGGGATCTTCAAGAGGACAAGCCAATATTCTTTGACGCTCTTGATATAACCAAGCTAACCCTTAGTTTCTTTCCGGACATGCTTCTTGAGATAAAGGTTAACGAAAGCGCGATGCTCGAAAATATGGATGAGCTTCTTTTAGCCACTGATCTTGCGGATTACCTCGTTCTTAAGGGAATGCCTTTTAGAAGAGCTCATGAGATTGTAGGTAGGTTAGTTAAATACGTCATCCGTGAGGGAAGAAGCTTAAAGAGCCTCTCCCTCACGGAGTACAGGAGCTTTTCGGAGCTTTTTGATGAGGATCTGTATAAGGTTCTTGACTATAAGTTTAGCATAAGTAGAAGGCGTGTTCCTGGGGGTACATCTGTAGAAAGCGTGAAGAGGGAGATAAAGGAAGGTAGAGATTTCCTAAAGAAGCTAATTGAAATCAGACCTTTTTCCGATATATAA
- a CDS encoding ATP-binding cassette domain-containing protein, translated as MRKSYGDLLVFEGLDLEFHLGEISVLIGPSGCGKTTLLRVIAGLERPDRGEVIVPFEKIGFLFQDDRLFP; from the coding sequence TTGAGGAAAAGCTACGGTGATCTTTTAGTTTTCGAGGGATTGGATTTAGAATTTCATCTCGGTGAGATAAGCGTGCTCATCGGTCCTTCGGGGTGTGGTAAAACGACTCTTTTAAGGGTAATAGCTGGCCTTGAAAGGCCGGATAGGGGGGAAGTTATAGTACCGTTTGAGAAAATCGGTTTTCTTTTTCAGGATGACAGACTTTTTCCTTAG